Proteins encoded in a region of the Equus asinus isolate D_3611 breed Donkey chromosome X, EquAss-T2T_v2, whole genome shotgun sequence genome:
- the LOC106843406 gene encoding melanoma-associated antigen 10-like, producing the protein MSLSQKSECCKLEEDLQASREAQGPVGVQGPVAEEEEATSTSFSLYPLIPGTPGEAPATGTLSPLQSSQTACLSPTAVTTVPSSQSDESSRSQEEEGLSTSQSPSDPESLLTDVLDKNIADLLQFLSVKYITKEPITKAEMLKTIIREHQGHFPVIFRKVCECMEVVFGIEVKEVDPTSHSYVLVRALDLTYDGLLSDEQGVPKTGLLILILGVIIMKGDCAPEEKIWEVLSMMGVYAGRKDFIYGDPRKLITKDFVQEKYLEYRQVPNSDPPHYEFLWGPRAHAETSKRRVLEFFAKISGTDPSSFPSWYKEALRDEKEKAEARIAATVDTTAIASESSSVTSCGFCPE; encoded by the coding sequence ATGTCTCTCAGTCAGAAGAGTGAGTGCTGCAAGCTTGAGGAAGACCTTCAGGCCTCCAGAGAGGCCCAGGGCCCAGTAGGTGTGCAGGGCCCCGTGGCTGAGGAGGAAGAAGCCACTtccacctccttctctctctatcCTTTGATCCCGGGCACCCCAGGGGAGGCACCTGCCACTGGGACACTGAGTCCTCTCCAGAGTTCTCAGACAGCCTGCCTCTCTCCCACTGCTGTCACAACTGTTCCATCAAGTCAATCTGATGAGAGTTCCAGAAGTCAAGAAGAGGAAGGGCTCAGCACCTCGCAGTCTCCATCAGATCCTGAGTCCTTGCTCACTGACGTGCTAGACAAGAACATAGCTGATTTGTTGCAGTTCCTGAGTGTCAAGTATATAACAAAGGAGCCCATCACAAAGGCAGAGATGCTGAAGACTATCATCAGAGAGCACCAGGGCCACTTCCCTGTGATCTTCAGGAAAGTCTGTGAGTGCATGGAAGTTGTCTTTGGCATTGAAGTGAAGGAAGTGGATCCCACCAGCCACTCCTATGTGCTTGTCAGAGCACTAGACCTCACCTACGACGGGCTGCTGAGTGATGAACAGGGCGTTCCCAAGACTGGCCTCCTGATACTTATCCTGGGTGTGATCATCATGAAGGGCGACTGTGCCCCTGAGGAGAAAATCTGGGAAGTGCTGAGTATGATGGGAGTATACGCTGGGAGGAAGGATTTCATCTATGGGGATCCCAGGAAGCTCATCACCAAAGATTTCGTGCAGGAAAAGTACCTGGAGTACCGGCAGGTGCCCAACAGCGATCCTCCACACTACGAATTCCTGTGGGGTCCACGGGCCCACGCTGAAACCAGCAAGAGGAGAGTCCTGGAGTTTTTTGCCAAGATCAGTGGGACTGAcccctcttccttcccatccTGGTATAAGGAAGCTttgagagatgagaaagagaaagcagaggccaGAATTGCTGCCACGGTTGATACTACTGCCATAGCCAGTGAAAGTTCCAGTGTCACGTCCTGCGGCTTCTGTCCTGAGTGA